The Lycium ferocissimum isolate CSIRO_LF1 chromosome 8, AGI_CSIRO_Lferr_CH_V1, whole genome shotgun sequence DNA segment ggcaagTTATCTTATTATAAAACGTTACAATATATTAAtactatataaatatatatataagttaaaccCTTTGAAAGTTTTAGAAAATGGGGTTTGTGAACTTGATATGATAGATCATCAAACTGAGAAGTTTTGGTTCGTTTTAGGGTGGGGTTTTTTGGGCTAGGCATGAAGTAGAGTGTTTTAGAGTATGCATGACTGACAAAAATGCTTGTTTGTCTCTtgttaatctttaattttttttcttttcttgtggattattattttttccccttttcctacaacaactttatTTTGGGTAATGTAAATTAAATAACCGGCAAGAATTTTCTATGGAAGCTTTTCAACTGCTTGGTGGTTTCTCTTTTTCATGTCAAATTAGCGACATTAACGCTTTGTTCCCTTTTTCCATTTCTCCAACTTTTCTCGGAACTAGCACTACAATCAGAATATTTATCACCTTcgtccaaaatattcattctttatGTCCAAACCAActgaaaaaattattaaatagatcaaagaaatagaagaaaaatggaaaagggccaaCACTTTTTTTGTACCTAAATACACACTTTACTCATTTGGTGCTGCTAGGTTTTGTATTCTCTCTCTCTATGAAAGGAATCCAAAATAAAATCTTAGAAGATCTAAAACCAAAAGAGTTTTAACTTATATAGATCATCTGCctaattaatttttattcaCTAGTTCAACCGGAATTGTTGTAACCTATGTTGTTcgaactcttcaaaaatgtcgatTGAGTCATGTAGGATTCTCTAACAGTAATGCATTTTTAGAGGATCCAAAAAGGGTGCTGCAACATTTTGGAGAGTCTAAGCAATATAAGTTGTAACAAATAATCtatcttattttcaagattataaATTTCACTTTTTAAGAAACTGACTTATAAATATCATTTGAATAACTCGATATGTGAAAAGTTTCCTTATACTCACGgtatatataaaacttaaactcaAACCGAAAAGAGATACTACTCGAAATATTGTACCTaaatacattacaaataaaACAAAGCAACAGATTGCATTAAGAgtttaaaagaatatttttaggcTTACAATAGGTTATCGTCATATCAATCTTGATACGAAGAGTTAGCGgttgaaatattttttacacCGTTAGCGCACATACTGTTACATTAAATAAGCATATAATATAAGATCGTTCAGGCATAAGAGAATGATATGATTAATGATTGGAAGTGAAATAATTTTGAGCTTACTTTTGTAGTATTAGGAAGAAGGCTTCTCAATTTAGCAAGATGATTATTGATTCTTTCTCTACGTCTCCTTTCAGCTTCACTATGACTTTTTGAAGCAGCTAATGCCTTAGCATCCATAATTTCTTGAGCTGTCATTTTTTGTAACTCAGCTTGTAAACCAAAAGGTGCTGAACCGGGTTGATGATGAACCACTTGACCTACTAAAGTATCCGATATGAACCTGAGGTGACCGTGGTCCGATGACGTGGCACCCTCGTAACCGAATTGTGGCCTACGGTTGAATAAACCGTAAGGTGATGGTGAAGGTGGAAGGAGGAAAGGGTCATGGTGGTGAACCGAGTTGAAAGGTTGAACTGGAGGTAGTGTCCATGGTAGAATTTGTGACATTTCCGAGTTGCTTTGGAAGTGAACCTGGTTCATGTAACTTTGTGGCTCcatattttcttgttcttcttgatgaTGAAGTAGTAGCTGTTCTTGAATACACTGTTGAAGATTATGTATAGTAGCTTCAgaacaattttcttgatcttcttgaTGATCTTTCGTATAAGACATAAGATATCCTAGTatattctatgtatatatatgtatatttatgagagTACTTTGATCTTTTTATATCCAACAAAAACAATtcaataaataacaaaataaatttgatgTTGAAGAACTTTAGGCTTAGTTTATAGGGATCTTTACACAAATAGTTGGTATGATTCACTGTTTACTCTTTCTGGCTGATATACTAGATCATAAACTGACTAtacagtatatatatgttgataaGAGTGAAACTTTGAGCTTATTTCtatcccaaaagaaaaaaactataTTAAGTACAAAATAAGTTTGATGTTGAAGAACTTTAGCTTGTTATATAACCATATAGTATAAGATTCTTTTCTCGTTTACACAAAGAATGAACAAAGAGAACGAAGGGGTAATATATTACAAACTTGGATTTTGTGAcaagaaggggggggggggggtgttggatTTTGCAAAAGGAATTTTTCAAGGAATAAACACACAAAAAGGGAAGTAAAAGACAGACCTTTGCTTTGCTTTGATGTAGTGATGAACTAAggttttttgttttgatgaagagagagagagaaaaaggatATTTTTTGGTGAACTTCAGCTTGTTCTTCTTTCTAACTTCTCTTTAGTTGTTTTGAATGGCAATGGAAGTGACCCTTTTTATCCTTAGCATCAACTAACTTTCCAAATCTCTTTTGTGGCTTTGTTGGTATCTTTTTGTTTccctttgtttttgtttttatttttatttttatttttatgggcCCAACTTTTTCACTATAGTCTTTTCTCTTTCATGTATACACCCCACTTTTATTTTTATCCCACTTTGACAAATGTATACCGAGAAGAGTATGCAAAGTACTGCTagtcttctttcctttctctttacggcattctttttttctctctcaacTATTTATTTCTGTAGCTATCACACAACTTGTTAATTCTCTCTCTCATGTTTATTCAGTTTGtattttgtttcatttattTTCCGAATAGAAACACATGAACAATATATACATGCTCCCCGCACTCATTTATGTGAAGGTACTAATCTTTGAGgagtcaaaaataattttttgtttgactataatgttttaaaaatattttgaatcatcAACTATGATAAAATTTACGGTCGAAGTTAAGTGTTTTGATCTTGTACTCCGAATTCTTTCACATAAATTGACATAATATGCATCATTAATATAAGcatttttacactatcaagtCACTTTTACCTGTTATACTAAGTAATCTATCTTATTTTGACGCTTACAAATCacattttaaaaagaattactAGTAGAAGTCTTAGATCTTTTCAACGATTGATAGAATGAAAATTCCTTAGTCTAACATTATATTTAGTAATACTTAAGTAGTACTAAAATATTACTATAGGATTTGAGTAGTATTTGTTTTCCCTATAGGAACACATGAACAATAGTATTATTTATATTACTACCGTAGTACTAAAATTAATAGTTATGATAATTTGAGAAGCGTGTTGCTACTTTGTGATTGGATCAAAGTATTATGATAACAGTGTGTGTTGCTGCAGCAGAAAGGAAGAGAGGACTAGGGGGAGCAGAGATAGAAACACAGTGAACACAAAACACACGGATTGTCGACAGACCAAAGACAATTATAATAATTCGAATTTAGCTTATGCATGACAAAAGTAAATGAGTTTTTGCAGTATCCAAGTAATTAAATAACTAAGTTATAGCAGATTATTAATCTGGTTTTCTATTTAACATATGGATACAAAGGGTTACTTGTTGTACATCAATTAATACAATATTTAGAGGCgaatcaaaaaatttaaacttataAGTTCATTTTTGAATTACAGTCGTAatattgaatattttaattttttaaaattatgaattcaaaatttaatatttgtagaaattttactaaaattttCACCTATACTTACATTTCATATCTAAAGTTCTGATTCAATTGTATACCTAATAAAACCAAGCCTATCTGCATCCAAATCGACAATATGAAAGTTCTTCACGATATTAGTTCCAAATAAAAGGATCAGAATCATTTCATATCTCAACAAAGATAAAAGGCATCAagtgatttcttctcttctaCTTAAGTTTTTGCAGCAAGTTAAATTTTCAGATACTCATACTGATAGGAAATAGTAGATACCTCATGAGATAGTCAAAGTACGCACAAGTAAATCACCGTCATTAAAAAAACAGAATCATCGATTTATAGAGAAAGAAACTAAAAGAAATTGATTctcttttatattttctatttatgtgtATACACTGAATTCATTATGATCAATTGATAAGTTTTACGCTAGTTATCGGTCTATTTCACCTCCCTTCTTTATCCGAATTTGGGATCAGAATGTAACCAAACCTACGTAGTCAAAGTTGAATGCTATATAGTACTAGTATTTTTTTTCGCCTTTTGGTTCAAGTGTGTGACTATGTGTAATGGATCATGAAAGAGAGATATAgaatagttttgaaaatttaaggTATTTTAGGGTTTGTTTGGTCAAGCCCCCACGTTCTTCCATATTATTATTCTCTCTTTTATCTTCATAGACCGATAGATATCTATTTTCCACGCCAACCCTTTCTGCTTCCCCAAGACCTTTGTAATCATTGTGTCTTGGAACACACTCCTCCCCCCACACCGTAGTGACCAGTGGGGTAGGTAGGTGTGTAATATAATTGGCCATTGTTACAACTACATATTGAGTTTGTCTTCACATGATGCATTCTTCTATCCTCGGTTTCAGTTGCTTCTATTCATTACATCTAATTGTACTAGCAGTATTAATTagtccttccataattcattaaTCTTTCTTCTTAAGTTGAATAACAGGGGTCGTTTGCTATCTGGTTAGAGTCATGCAAGTATGAGTAATAGAGGCATTAGTTATGAaaaaatctatgtattattttatgtagaaattaattatgcagtgtttagttattcatatattagttattccaccttCTATCCTATATAAAATAATACTTTACATAaattccctcataacttatacatgtattagttatgtgagtttctaaattgcaaaccaaacaccatattaattattatacatgaataacttacttCCTAACCAGCTATCAAACGTGGTATTACTTATGCAAAATTTACTACTTGCATAACTCACCTTCAAAACCAGCTATCAAACGACCCCTAACAGTTCTTGAGAACGGCTTATAGacgtttttatttgaaaattttgaatttaagttatatatatcaATCATATATAGTAATAAGTATAAGCATCAAATGTTGGAATACACTTTTTAGGTgttgaaattaattttataagtaAACAATAATGTGTTTGAATAGAAGTGTTGAAACTGATAATAAGTCAttagtgtgtttgatataaaGATGTTAATAAACACTTTTTATGTTAAAATGACTGATGTCCTTAAAGTTATTTATTACAAAAGAAAAGTTTAACAGTATTGTTACACAAAGAAGAGTTCTCGAAAATAACAAAAGATATTAATTAGGGATAAGATCATACAAGGCTTGGTCAAATTAAAAATACTAATTATAAACTATAAATCATAAGTTGGAGGTGAtcattttatgaattttgattaattttagcTTATAAGTATTGTTGCTATTTACCAAACGtgtaaataaactaaaaaaatgtgtataaacGTAGCTAAACACTTTCTAATTTTAATCCATTACAACGGGTTATTTTTGAGGCAGCTAGTTCGACTTATTATGATTAGTTactcatagttgttttaacgtGGTTTAGACAGATAGTGTTTAAACGttaaacttcaatatttttaaagtttaaaCTGGAGCTCTAATTTTGAACTCAAGGGTACTTTTTTGTCTAATCCATTGGTTGGGAATTGGCAACAGATTTCCCACTAATTAAAGCAATACTTAGGCTACCACAAGCTTAtagaattttaaattaaattctcAAGTTGTTGCTGACATAAGTTACAAGTTCGAAAATGTTGTTGTTCGAAAATGTTGTCTCTACTAAGTTTGTGAGGTTTGGTGTGATTCTACACTGACATCATGTTGCATTATGCTGCTTAGTTTTCTAATATTCAaagattaattattttaaatcaaTTGTTACATCATCTAATTACAACATGTGTAGAACCAACAGTAGTTTTGCCCAGAGTATTaatcaaaaatttaatttgtgTTTTAATTTCTCAAAAAATGCAAAGATTGACCCTCGAGACAGActgaaatcaaaatatatttgataaaaatgataactaaCATATTATCACATGACATACGTATTATAAATCTTAAATATTAATGAAAAATTACATGAGAAATGTTAATTTTGCGACTACCCTAGCTACCTGCCACCAAAATTGATCTCCATCACATTACTAAgaaattattattaaaacaaTAGGAACTAACTATGGACAAGTTCTATAGTTAAACTACAAAATTCGTAGTTAATCTTATTTAATGACGGATTAgacataaattattaaaaactTTGTTAGCGATGAATTATTTAGTGGCGAAGTTAGTAGATTTTTGCTGATTCTTTTACTTAAGAGTATGTGAAAAGTAGTAAAAGTAGTGCTATTAGCTAAGGCAAGAAAAAAACATTCTTGCTTGTAGATTACATTAGTTCCCCAAAAGACCAAAATATTTCTAAAATGATGGATGTTGTCAAATCTGACAATATGGCATAATATATGTATCTAGTGCTCAAAAGATGGCTTTCTAGTTTGTTCTGCCATGTTTGGTGGTTGATACAAAATATGCttagttttccttttttcttcttctgtgAAAGTCTCTTTATTTTAGTCAAATATGCATAAAGCTCCAAAGCTGTTTTTCAGAAATGATTATACTACTAatacacaaaaaagaaaatgactgACTAAGAGtaaaatgaggagaaaaaaaaCTGCTTTTATCCTGAGATGTCTTGACCAACAGGATCTGACTAATTACACAGTTCATAAGAAATTTGGCTGAGTAAAGTTAATACAAATAGCATCAACCCCTACTGTGAACTCTCTCCCCTTTATATTTCCCCTATATCTTGGAATACTAAAGAGCTTTATTGATACTCCCTCCGCCCCATAATAAGTATCACTTTAGCCAAATttttttgtcccataataagtgtcactttaggaaaccaagacataaattggctagctttttccaattctacccttagacaataaagtaacatcaaaatgatgattggaaaaaccacatagtaacttggtattgttggattcccaatATCAAAAGATTTACTTCCtttgcatgctctaatcaaaagataaaaataatttatttttattatataggggtaatttggtaaacttcacattgcattattagtttcttaatatgcgtgtctTTGGCTAAGGTgatacttattatgggacggagggagtaattaactTACACAGATAAAAAAGTTATACTTAAAATTGACCATTATTGCTAGCTGCTTTCATTTGACTGGTAACTGTTGTTACACTTGGGAGCAAGAATTCGCATTACTTATAGTTAAATTAATGAAAAGGATCAAGTTTTCCATGTAATCACTACTAAAATCGAATTTTTTTTATGGACATACGTTCTCGTTAGAACGCCTTCGAAAATATGGGATTTCCATTGAAAAGTCTAGATCTGTCGGAAACGTTTCCAAGAAATTAATTTCGTTCTCTTTTAGCAGTGAATATCTAAAATTGAGAAACTTTGTCATCGGTTAGTTTGTAGTCTAATATTAATCATGTTATAGTTCTAAAAACCATAATCAGAAGCTGAGGGGGGAAATGTGATCTTTTGTTGAAGATTTTGGACACGTGGATGAGtacattcatttcatttttgactaaatacaatataatttgCCAACAATAAGGTTACAAGCGATGATACCTGTGTTGGTGGAAGGTGTAGCAACCTAGCAGGTACCCGTTAACTTAATCGAGGTACGTTCAACTTGGCCTGAACAccatgaaaagaaaataaggtaaaattaaataattctGGACAATATATTGGACAAACTTGAACTTTGTTCCAAAATTAAATCGAGTAATTGAGAGAATCTTCTATTCCAAAATTAAATTGAGTAGTTGATAGAATCATGTTATCGTGGGTTACCAAAATTTCCATAATATAAAGGTAAGTTAGGTTAGTGTAGTGTGTGTCAAATTTGAACAAACACTTTACGTAGGAATGAGACCCTATGAACCAACATTTAGAGTAGGAATAAAAACACTATGcacatgaagaagaagaaaagacatGTTCATTTCCGATGTTTCTTGTTAGTGCTCTTTCCTACTCTATTTTTAGTACGGATATTCATTGCCCTTCTTCTTTTCACCATTGTCAGGTCACTCATGCACAGATTTGTCACTGCCCTCATGAGCTGCTActgttctttttccttttaggGTGTTTTTGGCATGAAAGGATAATATTTTCGCTACTTTTCGATATTAAGTGATAAGTAAGTAGAACTTATAATGTGACaaataaattttaacttttcagGGTGGGGATGCGGGGTTGGGGTTGTGAGGGAGATGGGTGATGGGGTGGGGTCAGTACTTGGTAGGAAGATAGTGGGCATAGGCAGATTTATAATTTAACCTTTATATTAGGTTGCAAATTGTAGGACAATAACCTCAAGCGCTGATAACTGTATTTTAATTAAACTATTTTGGGTGGAGATGGGGGTTGGAGGGGTTGGGGTGGGAGGTGAGTGAGATGTGGGGGTGTGGGAGGCTGGTACGCAGAGGCAAATCCTAGATTTGAACTTAATGAGTTTTGAATTATAAGACAGTAACCTTAAGTGCTAGTTAATTATTcggttttaaatttaattttacacATATACATGATTTGAGTCAAAGCGATTGAATTTCGCCGAACATATAATTCGAAGAACATCCGCCCCTACATGGGAGAGTTTCAGAATTTGTCTTCCCTCCTCTTGGCAGGAAAATGATTTTCTAGAAATTAGAGGAAAATATAttgttagaaaatattttccataacaacccaatttccttttcagttttgtGAGGGAAGGGGAGGGGAATTGAATCAGAGTCCTTCCATGGAAATATTTACCCAATCTAGATCTGAACTTGACACCTATAGCAGTTTTGGAGTCACCTTTGACACTACACTAGAAGTTTTACTTATATCAAGGGAATTTCAGATGAAAATGTACTTATCACAATTTTTCTAGATGGAAAAACTAATCAGAAATTCTGACTTTTCTAATATTATGTGTTTGTTTTATTTGCGCAAAAAAAAACTTCGGATAGGATATTTGTTTCATCATATTTATACACTAGTATAATTTACTAACAAATTCTTTCAAACTCATGTAGAAGCTAGCAAATGGAAGTCTTTTCTTTTGTAATGCGGTGTTAAGTAAAGGTTTATAGGAAGTTAGGAACCATATATATGGTGGTCACACGCATGGCAACTTTGGTCCCCATTGTTTAACCTTTTTAGCTAGGTTCCTTTTTCCTGTACTTTCtgtgtttttaatttaagtctTTCCTAATTCAAAGATTTGATGATAGCTAGTAccactagaaaaaaattaaaaacttataTTGGAATAGAAGCTCCCTTTCCTTTATTTGTGGGGATTATTATGACATCAGTCTCATGCTGTCATGACGTTTATTCCCCTTAAGCAACAAGTGCTTAATTAACTATTTAACCATGGTGCTAATTAATATATTAAGTCTTGAGAAACCAACTCCTCATGTCTTGGCTAATTATAATTAGTAGTGCTTTGTTTGATTACCTTTTCACTGGCTAATTACAATGGTTTTCTTTTAACTTTATGTAGAGTGAACAAAAAGGTCGACAAAGCCGTGGCTAAAAATAATTGGTTATATTTGCCTTAAAGTACGGAATTTTTTCGAGGGATTAATTTTGTCCAAACAGAATTTATTGCCCCTACGacattgacaaaaaaaaaaaaaaaagttagccgCATGCCTATCTCACATTATAAACATTATTGTTTTTTCACATTTCAGGTGGTTTGCACATGCTGAGATAGAACGAAAGTATAATTTGTTAGTTAATTATCTTgccttgttttattttttatttttatttttgagcaATGTGTCTTTCCATTTAATCAAAGTACTTGCCATATGATAAACTCTAAAATCTTCTtcaagaagaaataaatatagtcAATTAATGTGATACATGAACCCTTGGATGAGTATAAATGAGTATGTTCACGATGTATTCTACCCTCGAACTTCACGTGTTATCTCTAACAATTTAAACCTTTAGACAAAATAGACCCACACTTTGACATGGTAGTGATAAGAAATGACCTATTTCAAATGAATCTTGGACCTAATTCAAAAATGGACATTGTGCCTAGTTTAACCCCAAAATTTTGTTCATGAATTGAGGGTTATCCAATATCGTACAAGGACATCAAGTTCCCATTCCATGGTTGTGGGACAAATTCAACACCGCTCGTACACTCAGACTTGCCAACTAGAGCAGGAACAACATAATATGAGGATCCAACATGGAATAAATCAAAAGAATTGAATGAGTTTGGTTCTGATACCATGATAAGAACTCGTGAATCTAATTCAATCACAAAAGCTAGCTCATAATGAGGTAAAGATTGCCACGGCTATATTAGAAGACCAAATTTCCATCCACAATTGATGTGggacaaactcaacaaaaaaagAATGGTTGCTCTATCTCTCAATTGTGGACATATATTTATGCAACCCTCCTCTTACATTTCTTCATTCAAAGAAGAAGTTTCGCGACTCAAACGTCATGTCATGTTGATTATGATCAAAAGAGCAACTTAACCATTGCGCCAAAACTCGTCCTCTAATTATTGTGGATCTCAAGATTAGCTAATTAAGTCAAATTCTGTCTAATTATTGAATAGATCTTGCCAGATGTATACTTAAATATTAGAATAGAAACTGAAAGATAAATCAACTGATCAGTAGCAAGCTGTATGTGTTATTTGTGGACATTGAGATCAATTCAAGTTCTCTGCAAGGCAGCTATGAAAATTATGAACTGGAGAAGTGATCCATTCTCAGATTAATCAAACTTCTAATGGCAAAGAGTTGTACTTTAATtgcattagttaattaattagaGGGCTACAAAATAGTTTCCAAGTACCCCACTGCCCATGAGATCTATATTAAGAAGTACCCCACTGCCCATGAGATCTAtcttaagaaaaattaattagaCAGATCATAAAGTAAAAAAAGGATAATTTATTTATTCCCTTTTATATTATGAACTTACTTATTGTCCCCTATTATTATTTTAAGCAAAAGTTATTTGCTACAGAACAAATTTTCTAAAAGGCACTTTCAGT contains these protein-coding regions:
- the LOC132067717 gene encoding transcription factor bHLH30-like isoform X1 — encoded protein: MSYTKDHQEDQENCSEATIHNLQQCIQEQLLLHHQEEQENMEPQSYMNQVHFQSNSEMSQILPWTLPPVQPFNSVHHHDPFLLPPSPSPYGLFNRRPQFGYEGATSSDHGHLRFISDTLVGQVVHHQPGSAPFGLQAELQKMTAQEIMDAKALAASKSHSEAERRRRERINNHLAKLRSLLPNTTKTDKASLLAEVIQHVKELKRQTSLIAETSPVPTEIDELTVDNATSDEDGKFVIKASLCCEDRSDLLPDLIKTLKALRLKTLKAEITTLGGRVRNVLFITGDDCNYNNNQDLDPNTSDDDQQQPQYCISSIQEALKAVMEKSSGDDSSSASVKRQRTNNINILT